In Elaeis guineensis isolate ETL-2024a chromosome 1, EG11, whole genome shotgun sequence, a genomic segment contains:
- the LOC140854685 gene encoding LOW QUALITY PROTEIN: ras-related protein RABA3-like (The sequence of the model RefSeq protein was modified relative to this genomic sequence to represent the inferred CDS: inserted 1 base in 1 codon), with protein MQAEEKRVEEEMMGREEEDWEAERAAEIDYVFKIVVVGDSAVGKTQLLGRFTKDEFCFDSKSTIGVEFQTRTITLNHKRIKAQIWDTAGQERYRAVTSAYYRGAXGAMLVYDITNRQTFDHVARWVEELRAHADNSIVVMLIGNKADLAGRRAVSTEDAVEFAEEQGLFFSEASALSGENVESAFLSILEEIYGVVSRKALELDEARRNGGNDVLMLKGNKVSVLSEASMMETSAMKKGTQCACL; from the exons ATGCAAGCAGAGGAGAAGAGAGTAGAAGAAGAGATGATGGGGAGGGAGGAGGAGGATTGGGAAGCCGAAAGAGCAGCGGAGATAGACTATGTGTTCAAGATAGTGGTGGTGGGGGACTCGGCCGTGGGGAAGACACAGCTGCTGGGGAGGTTCACCAAGGATGAGTTCTGCTTCGACTCCAAGTCCACCATTGGTGTCGAGTTCCAAACTCGCACCATAACGCTCAACCACAAGCGCATCAAGGCCCAAATTTGGGATACTGCCGGCCAAGAGAG GTACAGAGCAGTCACTAGTGCTTACTACAGAGGAG TTGGTGCAATGTTAGTTTATGACATCACCAACAGGCAGACATTTGATCATGTTGCGAGGTGGGTTGAGGAACTACGAGCCCATGCTGACAATTCCATTGTTGTCATGCTAATAGGAAACAAAGCCGACCTCGCTGGTCGAAGGGCTGTCTCTACTGAAGATGCCGTGGAATTTGCTGAGGAACAAGGACTCTTCTTTTCAGAGGCATCCGCACTTAGTGGGGAAAATGTGGAGAGTGCTTTCCTAAGTATCTTAGAAGAAATCTATGGAGTGGTCTCAAGGAAGGCCTTGGAGTTGGATGAAGCAAGAAGGAATGGAGGGAATGATGTCTTGATGCTAAAAGGAAACAAAGTGTCAGTTCTTTCTGAGGCTTCCATGATGGAAACTAGTGCTATGAAAAAAGGAACACAGTGTGCCTGTTTGTGA